From Thermodesulfobacteriota bacterium, one genomic window encodes:
- a CDS encoding response regulator produces the protein MSPQQTHVLIVDDEPDILDALRCYLEVAGDYRISTESDPLRALELLGRERVDVVLSDINMPGMSGIELLRRIKTEQPLLQVVMMTAFSTVDKVMECVQAGAADYILKPLTDMEAAAQIIDEAARRVQRWRRTFLATMRSGRGAD, from the coding sequence ATGAGCCCGCAACAGACCCATGTCCTCATCGTCGACGACGAGCCCGACATCCTCGATGCCCTCCGCTGCTATCTGGAGGTGGCGGGCGACTACCGGATCAGCACCGAGAGCGATCCGCTGCGGGCCCTGGAGCTCCTGGGCCGGGAGCGGGTGGACGTGGTGCTCTCGGACATCAATATGCCGGGCATGAGCGGTATCGAGCTGTTGCGCCGGATCAAGACCGAGCAGCCCCTGCTGCAGGTGGTCATGATGACCGCCTTCTCCACGGTGGACAAGGTCATGGAATGCGTGCAGGCCGGTGCCGCCGACTACATCCTGAAGCCGTTGACCGACATGGAGGCGGCAGCACAGATCATCGACGAGGCGGCCAGAAGGGTGCAGCGCTGGCGCCGCACCTTTCTGGCCACCATGCGTAGTGGGCGGGGGGCAGACTGA
- a CDS encoding response regulator — MDQGTCRIMVVDDEPEVSQSLASTLSLLTGQAVEPYEDPYLALQAFLKMPYDLVITDISMPRIDGYELIRRMRALMPACDFIVVTAHRNAETVQRARVAGAARLFFKPVDVAALEAAVGETMARHDYWARLLASVTGG, encoded by the coding sequence ATGGACCAGGGAACGTGCCGGATCATGGTGGTGGATGACGAGCCGGAGGTCAGCCAGAGCCTGGCCTCCACCTTGAGCTTGCTCACCGGCCAGGCGGTGGAGCCGTACGAGGATCCGTATCTGGCCCTGCAGGCCTTTCTGAAGATGCCCTACGATCTGGTGATCACGGACATCAGCATGCCGCGCATTGACGGCTACGAGCTCATCCGTCGCATGCGCGCCCTGATGCCGGCCTGCGATTTCATCGTCGTCACCGCCCACCGGAACGCGGAGACGGTGCAGCGGGCCCGGGTGGCGGGTGCGGCGCGCCTGTTCTTCAAGCCGGTGGATGTGGCGGCCCTGGAGGCCGCGGTGGGTGAGACCATGGCGCGGCATGACTACTGGGCCAGGCTTCTGGCCTCGGTAACCGGGGGGTGA
- a CDS encoding ATP-binding protein translates to MPASISADLTADFIQEGLTLVDDALELVQPDGCPAASVNGLFRCLHTLKGTSAILELVALSEFVHRFEDFVRDRQGKGEGLTPAEAEVTRQGLFLLQEAVGAAGTEPLMVERPPFRDFLQALQQLKVEQASMACLDGLLGQLRQSLAAVSGVGAQASLLVPIIEATEAALGKIRSTRARVVLPVDHLAVEAVTLAGEDVTALVCRQLAALEQVAQHGKTAFASLDVHALNGDVAGLKALLAEGDFLLDWDVILDLCDISPEVVSEAVKRLWEEGVLREGQVTMRSGTLVAQAAAGPAAPAEMSPAEAGGALPAAEPAGGRGEHDPEFFRVSGRILDEIAAGVGSLVADRNALENLVSELGSLIPPRYRRLLQDSSGDLDRHVNSLERRVTSLTSRRLSELYQRLPALIKQLSEACGKSVLLETTGGEIEVPRSFLKILGDPLVHLVRNAVDHGFESPRDRLAAGKDQQGLLAIWARREDERLILTVADDGRGLDCAAIRRKAVERGLIPAAADLDDAAIRALIFAPGFSTAEAVTKVSGRGVGMDVVRAAIEGSGGRIQIESEPGRGTTFELVVPVISGNRTRDILLVQVGSQVFGVDYRCLVEVLDASQRVLHGHRDRRFFAWRGQLLPFVDLAVHLGEVAAGGGGDGLAAIRILVVEDEYGRRLACGVQGIQHKVKVVVTPFGHGLLKAHPILSGTAVVGTGEPRLVLEFRDVSLFLAP, encoded by the coding sequence ATGCCTGCCTCGATCAGTGCCGATCTCACCGCCGATTTCATCCAGGAGGGGCTGACCCTGGTGGATGACGCCCTGGAGCTGGTGCAGCCGGATGGCTGTCCGGCCGCCTCGGTGAACGGTCTCTTCCGTTGCCTGCACACCCTCAAGGGTACCAGCGCCATCCTGGAGCTGGTGGCCCTGTCCGAGTTCGTCCACCGCTTCGAGGACTTTGTTCGCGATCGCCAGGGAAAGGGGGAGGGCCTGACCCCGGCCGAGGCGGAGGTGACCCGGCAGGGCCTGTTTCTGCTCCAGGAGGCGGTGGGGGCGGCCGGCACCGAGCCGCTCATGGTGGAGAGGCCGCCCTTCCGGGACTTCCTGCAGGCCCTGCAGCAGCTCAAGGTGGAGCAGGCCAGCATGGCCTGCCTGGACGGCCTGCTCGGCCAGCTGCGGCAGAGTCTGGCCGCGGTGTCCGGGGTGGGAGCCCAGGCCAGTCTGCTGGTCCCGATCATCGAGGCCACGGAGGCGGCCCTGGGCAAGATCCGGAGCACCCGGGCCCGGGTGGTGCTGCCGGTGGATCACCTGGCGGTGGAGGCGGTGACCCTGGCGGGCGAGGACGTCACCGCCCTGGTCTGCCGGCAGCTGGCCGCCCTGGAGCAGGTGGCCCAGCACGGCAAGACCGCCTTCGCCAGTCTCGATGTGCACGCCCTCAACGGCGATGTCGCCGGTCTCAAGGCCCTCCTGGCCGAGGGCGATTTCCTCCTGGACTGGGACGTCATCCTGGACCTGTGTGACATCTCGCCGGAGGTGGTCAGCGAGGCGGTGAAGCGGCTGTGGGAGGAAGGGGTGCTGCGGGAGGGCCAGGTGACCATGCGGTCCGGGACCCTGGTCGCCCAGGCGGCGGCCGGGCCGGCTGCGCCGGCCGAGATGTCGCCGGCCGAGGCCGGGGGTGCCCTCCCGGCCGCCGAGCCGGCCGGCGGCCGCGGCGAGCACGATCCGGAGTTCTTCCGGGTCTCGGGACGGATTCTCGACGAGATCGCGGCCGGAGTCGGCTCCCTGGTCGCGGACCGCAACGCCCTGGAGAACCTGGTCAGCGAGCTGGGCAGCCTGATCCCGCCCCGCTACCGGCGCCTGCTCCAGGACAGCTCCGGCGACCTGGACCGCCACGTCAACAGCCTGGAGCGACGGGTGACCAGCCTCACCAGCCGGCGCCTCAGCGAGCTTTACCAGCGGCTACCCGCCCTCATCAAACAGTTGTCCGAGGCCTGCGGCAAATCAGTGCTCCTCGAGACCACCGGCGGTGAGATCGAGGTGCCCCGCTCCTTCCTGAAGATCCTGGGCGACCCCCTGGTGCATCTGGTGCGCAACGCCGTGGACCACGGCTTCGAGTCCCCCAGGGATCGGCTGGCCGCCGGCAAGGACCAGCAGGGTCTTTTGGCGATCTGGGCCCGGCGGGAGGATGAGCGGCTGATCCTGACCGTGGCGGACGACGGCCGGGGTCTGGACTGCGCCGCCATCCGGCGGAAGGCCGTGGAGCGGGGGCTGATCCCGGCGGCCGCCGACCTGGACGATGCCGCCATCCGAGCCCTCATCTTCGCCCCGGGCTTCTCCACGGCCGAGGCCGTGACCAAGGTCTCCGGCCGGGGCGTGGGCATGGACGTGGTGCGGGCGGCCATCGAGGGCAGCGGCGGCCGGATCCAGATCGAGTCCGAGCCGGGGCGGGGCACCACCTTCGAGCTGGTGGTGCCGGTCATCTCCGGCAACCGGACCCGGGACATCCTGCTGGTGCAGGTGGGCAGCCAGGTCTTTGGCGTCGATTACCGCTGCCTGGTGGAGGTGCTGGATGCCAGCCAGCGCGTCCTGCACGGCCATCGGGACCGGCGCTTCTTCGCCTGGCGCGGCCAGCTGCTGCCCTTTGTCGACCTGGCGGTGCACCTGGGCGAGGTGGCGGCCGGCGGCGGTGGCGACGGACTGGCCGCCATCCGCATCCTGGTGGTGGAGGATGAATACGGTCGTCGCCTGGCCTGCGGGGTGCAAGGGATCCAGCACAAGGTCAAGGTGGTGGTGACCCCCTTCGGCCACGGCCTGTTGAAGGCCCATCCCATCCTGAGCGGCACCGCGGTGGTCGGCACCGGCGAGCCCCGCCTGGTGCTGGAGTTCCGGGATGTGTCCCTCTTCCTCGCCCCCTAG
- a CDS encoding PAS domain S-box protein translates to MNRIGVKILLWIGSGVLAFALFLGYRFYTVTHAHLPAAADEAVRLVLPPIIIALVVLALGLGVILQLVVVRRLTRMAAHLSRAAQETDPRRMALVPGEGGDEIGGLAAGCNTLIERLQAVYGDLDVQVQARTRELEAANRQLLAEAQGRQETVSELQKSEERFRHILDRIEEAYFEIDLDGCFVFVNQPLAQMSGFRRRELTGLCHRRLVSPETGEAMTQAMSRILAGSDRERLPEHRLQTRDGRSLFLDLSVSPIRDEDGAVVGFRATGRDLGERLQAQGELQRTVAFYRTILDSMYDAVAIIDVQDFRIRAVNQVFLREYGLAEAEVLGQTCHATTHGLAQPCSGPQDPCPLVYTLATGEHAVVEHLHHLPDGREVVVEVATSPIRDEGGRIVQVVHVSRDVTARKQADAALRQAVAEAEAANRAKGEFLANMSHEIRTPLNAIIGMTTLALQAEPEPGLRVPLETIHDAARLLAGTLSDVLDLSKIEAGRLELERAPFALRPLVEGILELFAPQALAKGLDLTAEVEPQVPQEVVGDSLRLNQILVNLTSNAVKFTEQGGVALRVSLLELGEEWVRLAFAVTDTGIGIAAGDQERLFAPFTQADGSTTRRYGGTGLGLAIVRRLAELMAGGIEVKSQPGQGSTFTLVVDLELGEEETAGAAASREGLAGRRVLVVDDHELHCQTLIRTLTGWGLEVEAVAQAAAVLPRLQQVRTGAPAVSLVLLAWRQADSDALGLLEGIRVDPDLAATPVVLATTLRREADMEQARRAGATAVLPMPLRPSRLLAFLVDLWAGGSGPRPPAAGHRALPVAGSLRGATILLAEDNPINVVVATRLLSHLGVAVKVVENGRQAVEAVEAGGHYDAVLMDVQMPQMDGYQATAGIRALATGRHLPIIAMTAHALADDRQRCLAAGMDDFLTKPVELATLAATLGRWVAKSSGALAEPVPEPPPAVTAGQLPPAAGLDLAAGIARLAGDRTLYHQLLAQFAASQSQAGAVIREALGRGDREAARRAVHTVKGLAGNLAAFGLAEAARQLETAISQGEEVAARMDGFQAALSQVLATIAELPAGEEARALAPAGSGETLGLLLAQVAGLLRSHDLEAEAILRQCAALSRPEHQEAMDRLVQLVMRLQFAEALAGLEDLARDLNPRPH, encoded by the coding sequence GTGAACCGCATCGGCGTCAAGATCCTTCTTTGGATCGGCAGCGGCGTGCTGGCCTTCGCCCTTTTTCTGGGCTACCGGTTCTATACCGTCACCCACGCCCATCTGCCCGCTGCCGCGGATGAGGCCGTCCGGCTCGTCCTGCCGCCCATCATCATCGCCCTGGTCGTCCTGGCCCTGGGCCTGGGCGTCATCCTGCAGCTGGTGGTGGTACGCCGCCTGACCCGCATGGCCGCCCACCTCTCCCGGGCGGCCCAGGAGACCGATCCCCGCCGCATGGCCCTTGTGCCCGGCGAGGGCGGTGACGAGATCGGCGGCCTGGCCGCCGGCTGCAACACCCTCATCGAGCGCCTGCAGGCCGTCTACGGCGATCTGGACGTCCAGGTCCAGGCCCGGACCCGGGAGCTGGAGGCGGCCAACCGGCAGCTCCTGGCTGAGGCCCAGGGCCGCCAGGAGACGGTGAGCGAGCTTCAGAAGAGCGAGGAGCGCTTCCGGCACATCCTGGATAGAATCGAGGAGGCTTACTTCGAGATCGACCTCGACGGCTGCTTCGTGTTCGTCAACCAGCCCCTGGCCCAGATGAGCGGCTTTCGGCGGCGGGAGCTGACCGGGCTGTGCCACCGGCGGCTGGTCTCCCCGGAGACCGGGGAGGCCATGACCCAGGCCATGAGCCGCATCCTGGCCGGGAGCGACCGGGAGCGCTTGCCGGAGCATCGCCTCCAGACCCGGGACGGCCGCAGTCTTTTTCTGGATCTCTCCGTGTCGCCGATCCGGGACGAGGACGGCGCTGTGGTCGGCTTCCGGGCCACGGGCCGGGATCTGGGGGAGCGGCTCCAGGCCCAGGGGGAGCTGCAGCGCACCGTGGCCTTCTACCGCACGATTCTGGACAGCATGTACGATGCGGTGGCGATCATCGATGTCCAGGACTTCCGGATCCGGGCGGTCAATCAGGTCTTCCTGCGGGAGTATGGCCTTGCCGAGGCGGAGGTCCTGGGTCAGACCTGTCACGCCACGACCCACGGCCTGGCCCAGCCGTGCAGCGGCCCCCAGGATCCCTGCCCCCTGGTCTACACCCTGGCCACCGGCGAGCATGCGGTGGTCGAGCACCTCCACCATCTGCCGGACGGCCGGGAGGTGGTGGTGGAGGTGGCCACCTCGCCGATCCGGGACGAGGGCGGCAGGATCGTCCAGGTGGTGCATGTCTCCCGGGATGTCACCGCCCGCAAGCAGGCGGACGCTGCCCTGCGCCAGGCAGTGGCCGAGGCCGAGGCCGCCAACCGGGCCAAGGGCGAGTTCCTGGCCAACATGAGCCACGAGATCCGCACGCCCCTGAACGCCATCATCGGCATGACCACCCTGGCCCTGCAGGCCGAGCCGGAGCCGGGCCTGCGCGTCCCTCTGGAGACCATCCACGACGCCGCCCGTCTCCTGGCCGGCACCCTCAGTGATGTCCTGGATCTGTCCAAGATCGAGGCCGGTCGCCTGGAGCTGGAGCGGGCGCCCTTTGCCCTGCGGCCCCTGGTGGAGGGCATCCTGGAGCTGTTTGCTCCCCAGGCCCTGGCCAAGGGCCTCGATCTCACCGCCGAAGTGGAGCCCCAGGTCCCCCAGGAGGTGGTGGGGGACTCTTTGCGCCTCAACCAGATCCTGGTCAACCTGACCAGCAATGCCGTCAAGTTCACGGAGCAGGGTGGGGTGGCCTTAAGGGTCTCTCTGCTGGAGCTGGGCGAGGAATGGGTGCGGCTGGCCTTCGCGGTGACCGACACCGGGATCGGCATCGCGGCTGGCGATCAGGAGCGGCTGTTCGCGCCCTTCACCCAGGCGGACGGCTCCACCACCCGCCGGTACGGCGGCACCGGGCTGGGGCTGGCCATCGTCCGCCGGCTGGCGGAGCTGATGGCGGGAGGGATCGAGGTCAAGAGCCAGCCAGGCCAGGGCAGCACCTTCACCCTGGTGGTGGATCTGGAGCTGGGGGAGGAGGAGACGGCCGGCGCGGCGGCTTCCCGCGAGGGGCTGGCCGGCCGGCGGGTGCTGGTGGTGGACGATCACGAGCTGCACTGCCAGACCCTGATCCGGACCCTGACCGGCTGGGGCCTGGAGGTGGAGGCAGTGGCGCAGGCGGCGGCGGTGCTGCCCCGGCTGCAGCAGGTCCGGACCGGGGCACCGGCGGTGAGCCTGGTCCTCTTGGCTTGGCGGCAGGCCGACTCGGATGCCCTGGGCCTTCTGGAGGGCATCCGAGTCGACCCGGACCTGGCAGCGACGCCGGTGGTGCTCGCCACCACCTTGCGGCGGGAGGCGGACATGGAGCAGGCCCGCCGGGCCGGCGCCACCGCCGTGCTGCCGATGCCGTTGCGTCCTTCCCGCCTCCTGGCCTTTCTTGTCGACCTCTGGGCTGGCGGCAGCGGCCCGCGCCCGCCTGCGGCCGGGCATCGTGCCTTGCCGGTTGCCGGCTCCTTGCGCGGGGCCACCATCCTGCTGGCCGAGGACAACCCGATCAACGTGGTGGTGGCGACCAGGCTGTTGTCCCACCTGGGGGTCGCCGTGAAGGTGGTCGAAAACGGCCGGCAGGCGGTGGAGGCGGTGGAGGCCGGCGGGCATTACGATGCGGTGCTCATGGACGTGCAGATGCCCCAGATGGATGGCTACCAGGCAACAGCCGGAATCCGCGCCCTGGCCACCGGCCGCCACCTGCCGATCATCGCCATGACCGCCCATGCCCTGGCCGACGACCGGCAGCGTTGCCTGGCGGCTGGGATGGACGATTTTCTGACCAAGCCCGTGGAGCTGGCGACCCTGGCCGCCACCCTGGGCCGGTGGGTGGCGAAGAGTTCCGGGGCCTTGGCCGAGCCGGTCCCGGAACCGCCGCCGGCCGTGACGGCGGGCCAGCTGCCGCCAGCAGCAGGGCTGGACCTGGCAGCCGGCATCGCCCGGCTGGCCGGGGATCGAACGTTGTACCACCAGCTCCTCGCCCAGTTCGCCGCCAGCCAGAGTCAGGCCGGGGCGGTGATCCGGGAGGCCCTGGGCCGGGGCGACCGGGAGGCGGCCCGCCGGGCTGTGCACACCGTCAAGGGCCTGGCCGGCAACCTGGCGGCCTTCGGGCTGGCCGAGGCCGCCCGCCAGCTGGAGACGGCGATCAGCCAGGGGGAGGAGGTGGCGGCCCGGATGGATGGCTTCCAGGCTGCCCTGAGCCAGGTCCTGGCCACCATCGCCGAGCTGCCCGCCGGGGAGGAGGCCAGGGCCCTGGCGCCCGCGGGCAGCGGTGAGACCCTGGGGTTGCTCCTGGCCCAGGTGGCCGGTCTCCTGCGCAGCCACGACCTGGAGGCCGAGGCGATCCTGCGCCAGTGCGCCGCCCTGTCGCGGCCCGAGCACCAGGAGGCCATGGATCGGCTCGTGCAGCTGGTCATGCGCCTCCAGTTCGCCGAGGCCCTGGCCGGCCTGGAAGATCTGGCCCGTGACCTCAACCCCAGACCCCATTGA
- a CDS encoding response regulator, producing MSLEQEKPRILIVDDVPENVHVLARALRDRYHLSAATGGQEALALAAGDNRPDLILLDIIMPDMDGYEVCRRLKAAEAIRDIPVIFVTGLGDGEDESYGLELGAVDYITKPINLSVLRARVSTQLALQAQRRELAQANWQLRQEMEERRRLEQQLAVQREREARQAAMIHSGRLAALGEMAASMAHEIGQPLSVMSLTVQTWALLHQRGRLTLEQVMAELPKLIGSLKRVDGLIEHVRTFGRKAGEPADVSLTAVALDAVGLCRHQFKTHGIVLAEHLPEEVPPVRAVAAELEQVVLNLLSNARHAVEDRRDREGTSPWVEIRVEPAADRVSLFVADNGGGVPEDKAELIFDPFFTTKPSSQGTGLGLAISMQVMEKFGGLVLHNRPGEGATFELWVRRTGNAPEAAG from the coding sequence ATGTCTCTTGAGCAGGAAAAGCCTCGAATCCTGATCGTCGATGATGTGCCCGAGAACGTCCACGTGCTGGCCCGGGCGCTCCGGGATCGCTACCACCTGTCGGCGGCCACCGGGGGTCAGGAGGCCCTGGCGCTGGCAGCCGGCGACAACCGTCCGGACCTGATCCTTCTCGATATCATCATGCCGGACATGGACGGCTACGAGGTCTGCCGGCGTCTCAAGGCCGCCGAAGCGATTCGGGATATCCCGGTCATCTTCGTCACCGGGCTGGGGGATGGGGAGGACGAATCCTATGGCCTGGAGCTGGGGGCGGTGGATTACATCACCAAGCCCATCAACCTGTCGGTGCTGCGGGCCCGGGTGAGCACCCAGCTGGCCCTCCAGGCCCAGCGCCGGGAGCTGGCCCAGGCCAACTGGCAGCTGCGGCAGGAGATGGAGGAGCGCCGGCGGCTGGAGCAGCAGCTGGCGGTCCAGCGGGAGCGGGAGGCCCGCCAGGCGGCGATGATCCATTCCGGTCGCCTGGCGGCCCTGGGTGAGATGGCCGCCTCCATGGCCCACGAGATCGGCCAGCCCCTGTCGGTGATGAGCCTTACCGTCCAGACGTGGGCCTTGTTGCACCAGCGGGGCCGGCTGACCCTGGAGCAGGTGATGGCCGAGCTGCCCAAGCTCATCGGCAGTCTCAAGCGGGTGGATGGCCTCATCGAGCATGTACGGACCTTCGGCCGCAAGGCCGGGGAGCCTGCCGACGTGAGCCTGACTGCGGTGGCCCTGGACGCCGTTGGCCTGTGCCGGCACCAGTTCAAGACCCACGGCATCGTTCTCGCCGAGCACCTGCCGGAGGAGGTGCCGCCGGTGCGGGCGGTGGCGGCGGAGCTCGAGCAGGTGGTGCTCAATCTCCTGTCCAACGCCCGGCACGCGGTGGAGGATCGCCGGGACCGGGAAGGCACCAGCCCGTGGGTAGAGATCCGGGTGGAGCCGGCCGCGGACCGGGTTTCCCTATTCGTGGCCGACAACGGTGGCGGGGTGCCGGAGGACAAGGCCGAGCTGATCTTCGACCCGTTCTTCACCACCAAGCCTTCCTCCCAGGGTACCGGGCTGGGCCTGGCCATCAGCATGCAGGTGATGGAGAAGTTCGGCGGGCTGGTGCTGCACAACCGGCCCGGGGAGGGCGCCACCTTCGAGCTCTGGGTGCGGCGGACGGGCAACGCTCCGGAGGCTGCTGGCTGA
- a CDS encoding PxxKW family cysteine-rich protein, which translates to MSDTSMYTSGCFKTIVDKCEGCDRIVNVEENRYCRSYADPAAKWRLGLCNFATHAKPAVLTTATKINPLKASKRAAAGKKK; encoded by the coding sequence ATGTCCGACACCAGCATGTACACCTCAGGCTGCTTCAAGACCATTGTCGACAAGTGCGAGGGCTGCGACCGCATCGTCAACGTCGAGGAGAATCGCTACTGCCGCAGCTATGCCGACCCTGCTGCCAAGTGGCGGCTGGGCCTGTGCAACTTCGCCACCCATGCCAAGCCGGCCGTGCTCACCACAGCCACCAAGATCAACCCGTTGAAGGCCTCGAAGCGGGCGGCGGCAGGCAAGAAGAAGTAA
- a CDS encoding type II secretion system F family protein: MPIYIWKGVNSYGEKRKGRIEALDEKSAYAQLKKMRITPSRVKEAPKDLFANVAFMQPKVTGRDIVIFTRQLSTMIDAGLPLVQSLEILSNQQENQTFKKVLRDIRVDVETGSTFADAMKKHPATFDTLYCNMMEAGEVGGILDTILSRLAAFMEKSMKLKKQVKGAMTYPIICLCISIIILAVILIFVVPVFENMFKDFGASLPAPTQLVVTISNFVKSNFFFMFAAAGMAIFGVKRTYRTEKGRERIDQLLLNMPVFGPLIRKVAVAKFSRTLGTMLQSGVPILEALHVVARTAGNKVIEKAVFRVADSIAEGRPITEPLEESGVFPSMVVQMINVGESTGALDTMLSKIADFYDDEVDQAVSNLTAMIEPFMMVFLGGMIGGLVVAMYLPIFKMGSVVQ; the protein is encoded by the coding sequence ATGCCGATCTACATCTGGAAGGGAGTCAACTCTTACGGCGAGAAGCGCAAGGGCAGGATCGAGGCGCTGGACGAGAAGTCGGCCTATGCGCAGCTGAAGAAGATGCGCATCACCCCGTCCCGGGTGAAGGAAGCGCCGAAAGATCTCTTCGCCAACGTCGCCTTCATGCAGCCGAAGGTGACCGGCCGGGATATTGTTATCTTCACCAGGCAGCTGTCCACCATGATCGATGCCGGTCTTCCCTTGGTGCAAAGCCTGGAGATCCTGTCCAACCAGCAGGAGAACCAAACATTCAAGAAGGTCCTCCGGGATATCCGGGTCGACGTGGAAACCGGCAGCACCTTTGCGGACGCGATGAAGAAGCACCCGGCCACCTTCGATACCTTGTACTGCAATATGATGGAGGCCGGTGAGGTGGGTGGCATCCTGGATACCATCCTTTCCCGGCTGGCTGCTTTCATGGAAAAGAGCATGAAGCTCAAGAAACAGGTGAAGGGGGCCATGACCTACCCCATCATCTGTCTGTGCATCTCCATCATCATTCTGGCCGTTATTCTCATCTTTGTCGTGCCGGTCTTTGAAAACATGTTCAAGGACTTCGGTGCCTCGCTTCCCGCCCCCACCCAGCTGGTGGTCACGATCTCCAACTTCGTGAAGAGCAACTTCTTCTTCATGTTTGCGGCAGCCGGCATGGCGATCTTCGGGGTCAAGCGGACCTACCGGACCGAGAAGGGCCGGGAGCGCATCGATCAGCTGCTGCTCAACATGCCGGTCTTCGGTCCCCTGATCCGCAAGGTGGCGGTCGCCAAGTTTTCCCGCACCCTGGGCACCATGCTGCAAAGCGGGGTGCCGATTCTGGAAGCGTTGCATGTGGTGGCCCGCACCGCGGGCAACAAGGTGATCGAGAAGGCGGTCTTCCGGGTGGCGGACAGCATCGCCGAGGGCCGGCCGATCACCGAGCCGCTGGAGGAGAGCGGGGTCTTCCCGAGCATGGTGGTGCAGATGATCAATGTCGGCGAGTCCACCGGCGCTCTCGATACCATGCTCAGCAAGATCGCTGACTTCTACGACGACGAGGTGGATCAGGCGGTCTCCAACCTCACCGCCATGATCGAGCCCTTCATGATGGTCTTCCTGGGCGGCATGATCGGCGGCCTGGTGGTGGCCATGTATCTGCCCATCTTCAAAATGGGCAGCGTCGTGCAATGA
- the eno gene encoding phosphopyruvate hydratase — MSEIISVVGRQIIDSRGNPTVEVEVTLESGAVGRAAVPSGASTGKREALELRDQGSKSFGGKGVAKAVGHVNEIIGPKLLGFEATRQVFIDHTMLELDNTANKKKLGANAILGVSMAVAKAAASELGLPLFSYLGGVNAKVLPVPMMNVLNGGAHADNNVDIQEFMIVPAGASSFAEALRMGVETFHSLKSVLKKAGLATAVGDEGGFAPNLRSNEEAMDALLEGITQAGFKPGVEVFIALDVAASELYQEKEGCYLLAAEQAPRKSAEELVAFYADWAERYPLVSIEDGLAEGDWKGWKKLTAKLGSRLQLVGDDIFVTNTRILAKGIKEGVANAVLVKLNQIGSVTETLDAVEMAHRAGYRAIISHRSGETEDTTIADLAVALNTGQIKTGAPSRTDRVAKYNQLLRIEEELGAAARYAGKDAFRHIA, encoded by the coding sequence ATGAGTGAGATCATCAGTGTGGTGGGCCGGCAGATCATCGACTCCCGGGGCAATCCCACCGTGGAGGTGGAGGTGACCCTGGAGAGCGGGGCCGTTGGCCGGGCGGCGGTGCCGTCCGGTGCCTCCACCGGCAAGCGGGAGGCCCTGGAGCTCCGGGATCAGGGCTCCAAAAGCTTCGGCGGCAAAGGGGTGGCCAAGGCGGTGGGGCATGTGAACGAGATCATCGGGCCCAAGCTCCTGGGCTTCGAGGCCACCCGCCAGGTGTTCATCGACCACACCATGCTGGAGCTGGACAACACCGCCAACAAGAAGAAGCTGGGGGCCAACGCCATCCTCGGCGTATCCATGGCGGTGGCCAAGGCGGCGGCCAGCGAGCTGGGCCTGCCTCTGTTCTCGTATCTGGGCGGGGTCAACGCCAAGGTGCTGCCGGTGCCGATGATGAATGTCTTGAACGGCGGTGCCCATGCGGACAACAACGTCGACATCCAGGAGTTCATGATCGTGCCGGCCGGCGCCAGCTCCTTTGCCGAGGCCTTGCGCATGGGCGTCGAGACCTTTCACAGCCTGAAGTCGGTGCTCAAGAAGGCCGGCCTGGCTACGGCCGTGGGGGACGAGGGCGGCTTCGCCCCCAATCTGCGCTCCAATGAGGAGGCCATGGACGCCCTCCTGGAGGGGATCACCCAGGCTGGCTTCAAGCCCGGGGTGGAGGTGTTCATAGCCCTGGATGTGGCTGCCTCCGAGCTTTACCAGGAGAAGGAGGGCTGCTACCTGCTCGCCGCCGAGCAGGCGCCCCGGAAGTCGGCGGAGGAGCTGGTGGCCTTCTACGCCGACTGGGCGGAGCGCTATCCCCTCGTCTCCATCGAGGACGGTCTGGCAGAAGGGGACTGGAAGGGTTGGAAGAAGCTGACCGCCAAGCTGGGGAGCCGGCTGCAGCTGGTGGGCGACGATATCTTTGTCACGAATACCAGGATCCTGGCCAAGGGCATCAAGGAGGGGGTAGCCAACGCTGTTCTGGTGAAGCTCAACCAGATCGGCTCGGTGACCGAGACCCTGGACGCGGTGGAGATGGCCCATCGGGCCGGCTACCGCGCCATCATCTCCCACCGCTCCGGGGAGACCGAGGACACCACCATCGCCGACTTGGCGGTGGCCTTGAACACCGGCCAGATCAAGACCGGCGCCCCCTCCCGGACCGACCGGGTGGCCAAGTACAACCAGCTCCTGCGCATCGAAGAGGAGCTGGGGGCCGCGGCACGTTACGCCGGCAAGGACGCCTTCCGGCACATTGCCTGA
- a CDS encoding integration host factor subunit alpha: MTLTKADLAHRIFDSHEAISKGQAVAAVEMLLEAMKGCLEKGDDLLISGFGKFRVRGKRARRGRNPQTGEELMLTSRNVVTFRPSGILRDRLNSEQP, encoded by the coding sequence ATGACCCTCACCAAGGCGGATCTGGCGCATCGGATCTTTGACAGCCATGAGGCCATCAGCAAAGGGCAGGCGGTGGCAGCCGTGGAGATGCTGCTGGAGGCCATGAAGGGTTGCCTGGAGAAGGGGGATGATCTTCTGATCAGCGGCTTCGGCAAGTTCCGGGTCCGCGGCAAGAGGGCACGCCGGGGCCGCAACCCCCAGACCGGCGAGGAGCTTATGCTCACCTCCAGGAACGTGGTCACCTTCCGGCCTTCGGGCATCCTGCGGGACCGGCTCAACAGCGAGCAGCCCTGA